GCGCAGTTTCGGGCTCGCGGGGCCCGCCGAGCTCGGGGACGTCTTTCCCGAGATCGACGAACTTGCCCGCGAGTGCAGGTTCTCGGACTGCGCGCACGAGAGTGAGCCGTCGTGCGCCGTGCTCGACGCCGTCGCACGGGGGACTATCGACGTCGCGAGGCTCACGAGCTACAAGAAGCTGCGACGGGAGGTCGAGGTGGAGCGCTGGCGAGTGGATCCTGTGGCTCGCCAGGCCCAGCGCCAGATGTTGAAGCAGCGGGGGCGGGAGGGACGTGCTCGCGGGCAGGAGAAGCGCCGCGGGCAGGACGCGCCGTAGTGTTGGTGGGATGAAGCGCGGGTGTCTGGGGATGACAGCTCGACTGCAGCGATGCGTGGCGCGGCAATGACGAGTGACGTTCGCGTCGTCGCGCTCGACCATGTCCAGCTTGCAGTAGGGTGGCGGGAGGGATCTTCCCCCTCCCCCTCCCGCTCCCGTCAAACCGGACGTGAACCTCTCGATTCATCCGGCTTCCTGCTCGCAGCTGCTCTGTGTTGGCTCATCCCCATTGCTAGGTTGGCTAGTTCATCACAGCCCGTTCGCCTGGGGCCATTGCTCGACTCTCATTACAAGAGCTTCATCACTACTGCACCCCAGTCCGCCCCAGTGTAACGCATCCGGTACTCTTACCTTCGGTTTATGGCCTCGGCGTACTCCCGTTCCCTCTGTCATGAGAGGGGCCACGCTACGACTGGTTCCCGTGTTCCGTACAAAAGCCCACACCACGTTCTTGCCCCCTTTACGCCGGACACCGCCTGGCCAAGAGCGAGATTATCTCGCCAGGCTCATCCCAGAGGAGGGCATCACCCCTGGTTCTGATGTCATCTTTACACCTGTCGACGCGTCATCGGAAGGTTCGCTTTCGCTCAACTCCGTAGTGCATACCTGACAGGGGTTTCCCTGCCTTTTCCTGCAACGCTCAAGACCCCTGCTCTTAACAGACGCCCCTTGCAGTGGTTTGGTACCCCTCCCTCGCAGAGTTGGCACCGGAGGGCCAGGGAGCATACCATCCGCTCCTTCCTCCATCTTCTGTACAGCATTGCTTCGTTGGTTACGACGTTCGCACGTCGTCACCTCCCTTCGCATTCACGGCACACATGCCCGCAGGGTGCGAACCGCAAGCCGAGGAGTTCTACTGCTATACCCAACGCCGCAAACTGCCCTGACCTGCTTGTTTCCAGGGAAGTCAGCGCCAGAAACCGGCGCGGCGCTAGAAAACTTGGGTAGGTTCAAGCCAGTGTCGAATCACAAAACGCCTCGTTGCCTTGTGGTCTTTATGAACTAGCGGACGTAGCACGCGTGACGTGATCTCTCTCGGATGGTACACCGCTAACTCATGTAAAAATGTGACGAACCCCCTTCGGTAAAAGTGCTGGCAGAGACGGGTTGCGTAGAATACATAACTGCGACCATCTGGCCGATCAGTAGTGACTGCACCGTGCTGCTGACACAACCCAGCTATTGCCCGTAGAATCTTCAGAGGCGCGAGTATGACCTCGAGATCGGACTTACCACAGCCGTCAGATTCGATTTAGGTCTGAGAAGTGGGTGATAGTGGGCTCCTCATCGGCTTCGTCCCCGTGGGTTGGGATTCGGTTCATCGTGAGCGCGGGCACAGTCGGCGACCGAGTCGCTCGGGGTTGACGATGGTGTCCAACCAGTACAGATACGAAAGGAAGGCAATGTCGCTGGGGATGTCGCCATCGTGGGCGAAGAGGAGTATCTGGTCTCGCCGCTGGTTCGCGTCCTGCTCTGGAGCGAAGCCGTGGTTGGCATTGCGCAGGAGCTGAAGGTAGAGGGCCACCGCCTCCGCGATCTGCCAATCACGGTCGTTGCCTTGCCAGTCGGGCAGTCGGACCGTCGAACCGGTAGTTCGAAAGTTAACCCCTCATACATAGTCATGGATTAGCATCAGTGCAGCTCAGAACGGGTATGTTGATCATACATTGTCATGAATGGGCAGGGTTAATCAGGATTTCGTGACACAAAATGTGACACGGATCAAGCCCTGCTGACGATGGTGTTTTGAGAACCCACGCCTCTCTCTTCAGGCTACCGGTTGCTTGAGTGAGAACTCCGAGAGACGGGAGAATCTTCACTCTGGGTGAGTGCATCACTTCATGGTGTGCTAGTTGACACCAAAGCGTCAAGAAATCTATTGGTGCACCTCACTTGCTGGTCTTTCCCCTGGTATCGTGGAGATCGGTGGACACTTGGTCCCCACTGTGTCGCAGGGTTGATCCTCATGATCTTGAGGGTAGGGAGTGAAGAAGACAATGACTACCTCTCGATCACGAGGGCGAAAGCTCTTTGGGTACTTGGGTCGTATTGGCGGAGGGCTTGGGTTAGCCCTTGGTCTGATGGTCGGGACTGTTACGGTTTCTCAGAGTGCCTTTGCTACCACTACGAGCACCCTGTATGCCGCGGTCACACCACAGGGAACCGGCAACTGTTCAACCACCACTGATGCTTGTTCTCTCAGTAACGCGATCAGTCAAGCTGCCTCTGGCGATACCATCGAACTCGTCACACCTGGGACTAGTGGGACCTATGGTGCCCAGATCATACCCGGCTCCTTGACCGTTACCATCGAAGCCGCGCCCGGAGTACTGGATCCAACGTTTGATGGGAATGGAACCTCAAGCATCACGGTAGATGGCTCTCTTACCCTCATTGGGGTGACGATCTCGGGCAACACCGTGAGCGCGAGCGGGACAGACGCGCCCTTAGGTGGGGGGATTGCCAACGGCGGCACTCTCACTATCAACGACTCGACGATCTCGGGCAATAGCGTGAGCGCGAGCGGGACAGGCGCGGTCGCCGAAGGCGGGGGGATTGCCAACGTCGGCACCCTCACCATCAACGACTCGACGATCTCGGGCAACACCGTGAGCGCGAGCGGGACAGCCGCGATCGCCGCAGGCGGGGGGATTGCGAACATCTTCACTGGCACTCTCACCATCAACGACTCGACGATCTCGGGCAATAGCGTGAGCGCGAGCGGGACAGGCGCGATCGCCGGAGGCGGGGGGATTGCGAACATCTCCGCTGGCACCCTCACCATCAACGACTCGACGATCTCGGGCAATAGCGTCAGCGGTCAAGGCGCGAGCGCCGGCGAGGGTGGGGGGATTGCCAACGTCGGCACCCTCACCATCAACGACTCGACGATCTCGGGCAATAGCGTGAGCGCGAGCGGGACAGCCGCGGTCGCCGAAGGCGGGGGGATTCTCAACGCTGGCACAGCCTACCTAGCCGCTGACCTACTTGCCACCCCGGGAGGAGCCCCAAGCGGCGGTGAATGTGCGGGAGGGGGTACCTTCACCGACGAAGGCTACAACGTCTCCGATGACTCAACCTGTGGGTTTAACACCTCCTCCACATCCACCAGTGTCAGTGACTCAAAGGATGCCGAAGACCTCACCTCCCTTGGTAATTACGGTGGAACCACCAAAACCATTCTCCCGACATTAGATAACCCTGCCATTGGTCTCATCCCAGCTGATAAGTCAGTCATGGTGGATGGTCAATCCGTGCAGTTGTGCCCCACCACCGATCAGAGAGGTTTCGAAATTCCTAACGGAGTGCGCTGTGATGCTGGATCCACCCAGGTTCTCACCCAGACGATCACCGGTTTTGAGGGTCCGTCACCTGCGGTCTATGGATCATCTGGGACCCTCGGGGCAAGTGGTGGAGGATCGGGTCAACCGCTCGTCTTCAGTGTCGCTTCTACAAGTGGCACCGGGGTGTGCAATGTTTCTGGTACGAATGGCTCCACGGTCACCTTTACGGGTGTCGGTAACTGCATCATCGACATCAACCAAGCGGGTGAGAATTATTATCTCCCAGCTCCTGAGGTCTCCGAGACACTGAACGTCACCCCAGCTACCCCAAGCACTCCAACGATCACCAACCTGCCAACTGGAGGAATCGTCGGGGGAGGCTTCACCGCTTCGGTGACCACCTCCGGAGACGGGACCACGTCAGTAACTGCTGGCCCAGCAAGTGTTTGTAGCGCTTCAGGCCTGGTAGTGAGCTACGTCGGAGCGGGCCAATGTCAGCTCATCGCTCATGTTTCACAAGGAGCTGGCTACACCAGCCTCAATGGAGAAACCCAGAGCATCAACATCTCCCAGGCAACCCAAACCATCAACTTCTCCTCAACCGCTCCTACCAATGCCCAAGTGAGACAGACCTATGCCCTAGCTGCGACGAGTAGTTCGGGGTTGGTAGTAAGCTTTGCCGTCTCCCCTTCGAGTGTCTGTAGTATCTCGAGCGGAGTGGTTTCCTTCACGGGAGCTGGTACCTGTATCGTAACCGCTAGTCAGGGAGGCAATAGCGAGTACGCCCCTGCGAGCACAACCCAGAGCGTGAATGTGGTCGCGGTTCCGGTTACGTCAACCTCCGCAACTACACCATCTTCAACCACACCATCGACCCCAGCTCCAAAGACCTCATCATCGACAACTAGTGCCCCAACCACCAAGCCTCAGTCGGTCACCATCAAGACCGGACCTCCCGTTGCACCCAGCACTACGAATCCTTTGGTCCCCATTGGTCTCGGACTCGGTGCCAGTGGGTTCCTTGGTCTCTTCGGTCTTAACCGAAAGAGGAGACGAGCGAGTTAGGGACTACGAGAGGCGGTTCAGATTCGAACCACTGATCCGAAGTTCGAATCTTAACCCCTCATATGTAGTCATGGATTAGCATCAGTGCAGCTCAGAACGGGTATGTTCATCATACGTTATCATGAATATGCAGGCTTAGTCACAATTTCGTGACACAAAACGTGACACGGATCAAGCCCTGTTGCCGATTGTGTTTTGAGAACCTACGCCTCTCTCTTCAGGCTACCGGTTGCTTGGGTGAGAACTCCAAGAGACGGGAGAATCGTCACTCTGGGTGGGCGCATGACGCGATGGTGTGTTACTTGACACCAAAGCGTCAAGAAACTTATTGGTGTAGCCCACTTGGTGGTCTTTTCCCTGGTAGCTTAGAGATCGGTGGACAATTGGTCCTCACTGTGTCGCAGGGTTGATCCTCATGATCTTGAGGGTAGGGAGTGAAGAAGACAATGACTACCTCTCGATCACGAGGGCGAAAGCTCTTTGGGTACTTGGGCCGTATTGGTGGAGGACTTGGGTTAGCCCTTGGCCTCATGGTTGGGACCGTTACGGTTTCACAACATGCCTTTGCTACCACCACGAGTACCTTGTATGCCTCTCTCACACAGGGAACCGGCAACTGTTCAACCATCACTGATGCTTGTTCTCTGAGCACTGCGATCAGTCAAGCTGCCTCTGGCGACACCATCGAACTCGTCACACCTGGGACTAGTGGGACCTATGGCGCCCAGACCATACGGAAATCTTTGACCGTTACCATCGAGGCCGCGCCCGGAGTTGTGGATCCCACGATTGATGGGCAGGGAATCTCAAGTATCACAGTTGATACCTCTGCAAAGCTTACCCTCATTGGGGTGACGATCTCGGGCAATAGCTGGACCGCGCAATCCGGCAAGAGTGCCGCCGGTGGGGGGATTTTCAACGGCGGCACCGTCACCATCTATGACTCGACGATCTCGGGCAATAGCGTGAACACGACCGGGGGAGGTGTGGTCGCCGACGGCGGGGGGATTTACAACTACGACGGCACCGTCACCATCAGTGACTCGACGATCTCGGGCAATAGCGTGAGCGCGAAATTCGGCGGGGATGCCGACGGTGGGGGGATTTACAACAACGACGGCACCGTCAACATCAGTGACTCGACGATCTCGGGCAATAGCGTGAGCGCGAAATCCGGCGGGGATGCCGACGGTGGGGGGATTTACAACAGCGACACACTCAGCCTCACCGCTGATCTACTCGCAAATCCCTCTGGCGCTTGTGCTCTTGGAAAGGTCCGCACCGATCAGTACGTGTTTACGAGCAACAGCTCATGCGATCCCAAGGGATCTACTGATTACCAATCACCGAGTGTTGGAACTGACCTTCGCAACATCAAGGTTAACGGTGTGCTCGAGATGGTGAAACCTATCGCTGATAACCCCGCCATCGGTGCCATCAAAACCTCGACGGGCCTCTGCCCCCCAGCCGATCAGCGTGGTTATGTTCCGGTCTCGGGTGCAAAAACTTGTGATGTAGGTGCCTATCAAACGAGTTATGTTGCCCCAGCAATCACGTTCTCACCACCCTCGACTGCGGTGGCCGGCACCTCTGATAGCCTCAGTGCGACTTCGACGTCTCCCCTTCCCGTCACGTTCTTAGTACGTGGGACTTCGGCAAGTGTGTGCTCGATCACGGGCACGACGGTGTCCTTTCACACCAACGGCACCTGTACGATCGAGGCGAGCCAAGCTGGAGGGATGGATCAGGGTTATCATTACGCTCCCGCGAGCTCAACCCAGAGCATCAGTGTTTCTGAAGCAACCCAGACGTTAACCCAAACCATCACCTTCTCCTCAACCGCTCCTACCAATGCCCAAGTGGGACAGACCTACACCCCGGTTGCAAAGAGTAGCTCGGGGTTGGCTGTAAGCTTTGGCGTCTCTCCTGGAAATGTCTGTAGCATCTCAGGCGGAGTAGTCTCCTTCACGGGAGCTGGTACATGTACCGTAACCGCTAGTCAGGGAGGCAATAGCGAGTATGGTCCCGCGAGCACAACCCAGAACATCAACGTCTCCCAGGCAACCCAAACCATCACCTTCTCCTCAACCGCTCCTACCAATGCCCAAGTGGGACAGACCTACACCCCGGTTGCAAGGAGTAGCTCGGGGTTGGCTGTAAGCTTTGGCGTCTCTCCTGGAAATGTCTGTAGCATCTCGAGCGGAGTAGTCTCCTTCACGGGAGCTGGTACCTGTACCGTAACCGCTAGTCAGGGAGGCAATAGCGAGTACGCTCCCGCGAGCACAACCCAGAACATCAACGTCTCCCAGGCAACCCAGACCATCACCTTCTCCTCAACCGCTCCTACCAATGCCCAAGTGGGACAGACCTACACTCCAGCTGCGACGAGTAGCTCGGGACTAGCTGTAAGCTTTGCTGTCTCCCCTGGAAATGTCTGTAGTATCTCGAGCGGAGTGGTCTCCTTCACGGGAGCTGGTACCTGTACCGTAACCGCTAGTCAGGGAGGCAGTGGCGAGTATGGTCCTGCGAGCACAACCCAGAGCGTGAATGTGGTCGCAGTTCCGGTTACGTCAACTACCTCAACCACGCCATCTTCCACAAAGCCATCTTCAACTACACCATCGACCCCAGCTCCGAAGACCTCATCATCGACAACCAGTGCCCCAACCACCAAGCCTCAGTCGGTCACGATCAAGACTGGACCTCCCGTTGCTCCCCGTACCACGACACCCTTGGTCCCCATTGGTGTCGGGCTCGGTGCCAGTGGAGTCCTTGGTATCTTCGGTCTTAACCGAAAGAGGAGACGAGCGAGTTAGGGGCTACGAGAGGTAGTTCAGATCCGAACCGCTGATCCGAAGTTCGAATCTTAACCCCTCATTTGTAGTCATGGATTATCATCAGTGCAGGTCAGAACGGGTATGTTCATCATACGTTATCATGAATAAGCAGGCTTAGTCACAATTTCGTGACACAAAACGTGACACGGTTCTCGCCGTTGTAACCTATAAACCGCTGGCGCATCCATGACTCTAGCTGGTCCACAGACTCGGATCCAGTCGCTACCCTGTGGCTGAGTCATGTTTGGGATGAACAGTTAGCCAAAGCTACCATTAGGCACCTGTCAACGAGATTGCGACCGACTCAATCTTCTTCAACTTCGAAGGAAGCACTATTCTTAATTGGAACTAGAGGCATCGTCGGAAACGCCGCAAGCCAAGCATCGAGGATCTATTCCCGATTTGCGTCCGAGCAGTCAGCTGCGCGACCGGCTGAATGGGTAAGCGGGTTTCAGTGTCTCATTTGGTGAGTAAGTTCATGCAGCCGCAAGCGTCGTACGGCCATCACCTTGCGGCACTTGATGGGCACCCCTTCATGGGTCATCCGGATGGGATATTGGGGCGGCCCGTCCAACCTCTGATAAAGCTGGCGGTCCCAGC
The window above is part of the Ferrimicrobium sp. genome. Proteins encoded here:
- a CDS encoding choice-of-anchor Q domain-containing protein; translated protein: MTTSRSRGRKLFGYLGRIGGGLGLALGLMVGTVTVSQSAFATTTSTLYAAVTPQGTGNCSTTTDACSLSNAISQAASGDTIELVTPGTSGTYGAQIIPGSLTVTIEAAPGVLDPTFDGNGTSSITVDGSLTLIGVTISGNTVSASGTDAPLGGGIANGGTLTINDSTISGNSVSASGTGAVAEGGGIANVGTLTINDSTISGNTVSASGTAAIAAGGGIANIFTGTLTINDSTISGNSVSASGTGAIAGGGGIANISAGTLTINDSTISGNSVSGQGASAGEGGGIANVGTLTINDSTISGNSVSASGTAAVAEGGGILNAGTAYLAADLLATPGGAPSGGECAGGGTFTDEGYNVSDDSTCGFNTSSTSTSVSDSKDAEDLTSLGNYGGTTKTILPTLDNPAIGLIPADKSVMVDGQSVQLCPTTDQRGFEIPNGVRCDAGSTQVLTQTITGFEGPSPAVYGSSGTLGASGGGSGQPLVFSVASTSGTGVCNVSGTNGSTVTFTGVGNCIIDINQAGENYYLPAPEVSETLNVTPATPSTPTITNLPTGGIVGGGFTASVTTSGDGTTSVTAGPASVCSASGLVVSYVGAGQCQLIAHVSQGAGYTSLNGETQSINISQATQTINFSSTAPTNAQVRQTYALAATSSSGLVVSFAVSPSSVCSISSGVVSFTGAGTCIVTASQGGNSEYAPASTTQSVNVVAVPVTSTSATTPSSTTPSTPAPKTSSSTTSAPTTKPQSVTIKTGPPVAPSTTNPLVPIGLGLGASGFLGLFGLNRKRRRAS